A window of Xyrauchen texanus isolate HMW12.3.18 chromosome 10, RBS_HiC_50CHRs, whole genome shotgun sequence contains these coding sequences:
- the zbtb22b gene encoding zinc finger and BTB domain-containing protein 22b, which translates to MQSATADQGYGDSAGSPTSGSVVQVCFPSVQTSVLDSLNQQREEGHLCDLSIHVQGQVFKAHRCVLAASSPYFHDQVLLKNMSTVTIPAVMDPLAFESVLSCAYTGQLRMLREDIVNYLTVGSVLQMWHIVDKCTELLKEGRGGPSGPQGVGAKENERHSGCPNKIAQADRVDTPSTPQPPSRPSLGESQSPSSTNYFSPREANFGGGMATTGAVGEDAVHSTPTYCTPSGGEEGFMMEEDEDDDELLFPRKRERGGGSKRKNTTSVSDQEVGVSDSFGVSSYQDGDSSPPQKRPSYSQPSIMPRKQWVVVKTEHSRDDDLIVVSGEEGGEDEEEREMEKVRERGKTFNISNVRTLSGLREETESEAQVDYCQSSEDYLKFERGLTDQTSSQHPPENPVQYTSRAVSTLLGSVQSMASRAQIYPLDMQGNQILYNQAALESTSPIGLAGGMSGVSLKGSLEHGAVHFPAQGALSSGIDGLDGGAGGSGKAFMCHCGKTFSHKSMRDRHINMHLDLRPFNCPICAKKFKMKHHLTEHMKTHTGLKPYDCHGCGKKFMWRDSFMRHRSHCERRNRGAGSSNRRVGSEGSIISPPHHMKLHPSGSESSQGSVGTQSGIPVISPQHSISNSGVSCLNMGAPGPLLGISSQTGVHGRSSGILGMSGSHSGCVEEVCEDNVDESSVT; encoded by the exons ATGCAGTCGGCCACAGCAGACCAAGGTTATGGTGACTCGGCGGGTTCTCCCACCAGTGGTTCAGTGGTGCAGGTGTGCTTCCCCAGCGTGCAGACCTCAGTGCTGGACAGCCTGAATCAACAGCGGGAGGAAGGCCATCTCTGTGACCTCTCCATCCATGTTCAGGGCCAGGTGTTTAAGGCCCACCGATGTGTGCTGGCTGCTTCATCACCTTACTTTCATGACCAG GTGCTGCTGAAGAACATGTCCACTGTCACCATCCCGGCCGTCATGGACCCCCTGGCCTTTGAGAGTGTCCTCAGTTGTGCTTACACTGGCCAGCTGCGAATGCTTCGTGAAGACATTGTGAACTACCTCACCGTTGGCAGTGTGCTTCAGATGTGGCACATTGTGGACAAATGCACTGAGCTTCTCAAAGAAGGCAGAGGAGGTCCGAGCGGACCTCAGGGAGTAGGAGCAAAGGAGAATGAGAGGCACAGCGGTTGTCCCAACAAGATTGCCCAAGCAGACAGAGTAGACACCCCTTCTACACCTCAACCTCCAAGCCGGCCTTCCTTGGGTGAGAGCCAGTCTCCCAGCAGCACCAATTACTTCAGTCCTAGAGAAGCAAACTTTGGAGGGGGCATGGCGACAACAGGAGCAGTAGGAGAGGATGCCGTACACTCCACTCCAACCTACTGTACCCCTTCTGGTGGGGAGGAGGGTTTTATGATGGAAGAGGATGAAGATGACGATGAGCTTTTGTTTCCCAGGAAAAGAGAAAGAGGAGGAGGCAGTAAGCGGAAGAACACAACCTCCGTCTCTGATCAAGAGGTTGGGGTGAGCGACAGTTTTGGAGTTTCATCTTATCAAGATGGAGATTCCTCACCACCCCAAAAGCGTCCCTCATATAGTCAGCCGAGCATTATGCCAAGGAAACAGTGGGTCGTCGTTAAAACGGAGCACTCGAGAGATGACGATCTGATTGTGGTGTCCGGGGAGGAAGGAGGAGAAGATGAAGAGGAAAGAGAGATGGAGAAGGTAAGGGAGAGAGGCAAGACATTCAACATCTCCAATGTTAGGACCCTCTCTGGACTTCGAGAAGAGACTGAATCGGAGGCACAG GTTGACTATTGCCAGTCCTCGGAAGACTACCTCAAGTTTGAGAGGGGTTTGACAGACCAGACGTCCTCTCAACACCCTCCAGAGAATCCTGTTCAGTATACCAGCAGGGCCGTTTCCACCTTACTTGGTTCAGTCCAGTCCATGGCTTCGAGAGCTCAGATTTACCCTCTGGATATGCAAGGAAACCAGATTTTGTACAATCAGGCTGCCCTAGAATCTACATCACCAATAGGGCTTGCAGGTGGTATGTCTGGTGTTTCCTTAAAAGGAAGCCTGGAGCACGGAGCTGTCCATTTCCCTGCCCAAGGGGCTCTGAGTAGTGGGATAGATGGATTAGATGGTGGGGCTGGTGGTTCCGGTAAGGCCTTCATGTGTCATTGTGGGAAAACGTTTTCGCACAAGAGCATGCGGGACCGCCACATCAACATGCACCTGGACCTTCGGCCCTTCAACTGCCCCATCTGTGCCAAGAAGTTCAAGATGAAGCATCACCTAACGGAACACATGAAGACCCACACTGGTCTGAAACCCTACGACTGCCATGGCTGCGGGAAGAAGTTCATGTGGCGCGACAGCTTCATGAGGCATCGCTCGCACTGTGAGAGACGCAACAGGGGCGCTGGTAGTTCCAACAGGAGAGTGGGGTCAGAAGGGTCCATCATTTCTCCACCACATCACATGAAGCTCCATCCCTCAGGCAGTGAGTCCAGTCAAGGTAGTGTTGGCACACAAAGTGGGATCCCTGTTATTTCTCCACAGCATTCGATTAGCAACAGTGGGGTTTCTTGTCTCAATATGGGAGCACCTGGTCCTCTTCTTGGAATCAGCTCTCAGACTGGGGTGCACGGCCGTAGTTCTGGAATTTTGGGGATGAGTGGCAGCCATAGCGGCTGTGTGGAGGAAGTCTGTGAAGATAATGTTGATGAAAGCAGTGTCACATAG